In Scomber scombrus chromosome 17, fScoSco1.1, whole genome shotgun sequence, the following proteins share a genomic window:
- the LOC133997908 gene encoding sphingosine-1-phosphate phosphatase 1-like yields the protein MASDLVKSFVQMCKYLQEPCHVARFQRICGVKGTFPDKATKPDGGLPEPDSSGLRRRAQQGGRSVGVGNGAAAAGDAGVSQVNGVQGDVTPGAEPDGEDPDTARAKPLRRNSLTGDVGQEFLIHNNFLFYLFTFGTELGNEMFFIIFFPFLYWNIDALVSRRLIVVWAWNLFVGQSTKDMVRWSRPASPPVVKVEVFYNSEYSMPSTHAMTGTAIPGCLFMLSYGRWQYPFFFGLCVALSWSILVCVSRIYMGMHSVLEVITGFLYSLLILAFFYQVLDKIDSYYMMDHYAPLVIIFSHVSLGLVAFSLDSWSTSRGDTAQALGTGAGVALATHVNYQLGLLVDPPLSSLPLTLPPLSVSLVVCSLLRFVIGVAVLLVTRMVMKALTIPFLCRLFGLPTDDIRQARQHMKVELPYRYIVYSVVGFSCVSVVPLLFRIFNLA from the exons ATGGCGAGCGACTTGGTGAAGTCGTTCGTGCAGATGTGCAAGTATCTGCAGGAGCCCTGCCATGTAGCGAGGTTTCAGAGAATCTGTGGCGTAAAAGGGACTTTTCCGGATAAAGCCACTAAGCCAGACGGCGGGCTGCCGGAGCCGGATAGCTCCGGGCTGAGGAGGAGGGCGCAGCAGGGGGGACGCAGCGTCGGTGTCGGTAACGGGGCCGCCGCCGCCGGGGATGCGGGCGTGTCGCAGGTTAACGGGGTGCAGGGTGATGTTACCCCCGGAGCCGAGCCCGACGGTGAGGACCCAGACACCGCCAGGGCAAAACCGCTCCGAAGAAACTCCCTGACCGGAGATGTGGGTCAAGAGTTCCTCATCCACAACAATTTCCTGTTCTACTTGTTCACTTTTGGGACCGAACTGGGTAACGAGAtgttcttcatcatcttcttcccGTTCCTCTACTGGAACATCGACGCCCTGGTCAGCAGGAGGCTCATCGTGGTCTGGGCCTGGAACCTGTTCGTGGGTCAGTCCACCAAGGATATGGTCCGCTGGTCCCGGCCGGCCTCCCCTCCTGTCGTGAAGGTGGAGGTCTTCTACAACTCTGAGTACAGCATGCCCTCCACTCACGCCATGACCGGCACCGCCATACCCGGCTGTCTCTTCATGCTGTCCTATGGACGGTGGCAG TACCCTTTCTTCTTTGGCTTGTGCGTTGCTCTCAGCTGGAGCATCCTGGTCTGTGTAAGCAGGATCTACATGGGAATGCATTCTGTTCTG GAAGTGATCACTGGTTTCCTGTACAGCCTTCTTATTCTAGCCTTCTTCTATCAAGTTTTGGACAAGATCGACAGCTACTACATGATGGACCACTATGCTCCACTTGTGATTATCTTCTCACATGTGAGCCTTGGACTTGTGGCTTTTTCCTTGGATTCCTGGAGCACCTCTCGGGGCGACACAGCTCAGGCGTTGGGCACTGGGGCCGGGGTTGCTTTGGCTACCCATGTGAACTATCAGCTGGGGCTGCTGGTCGATCCACCGCTGTCCTCGCTGCCTCTAACTTTGCCACCACTCAGCGTTAGCCTAGTGGTTTGCTCCCTGCTGCGCTTCGTCATCGGAGTCGCTGTCCTGCTCGTCACAAGAATGGTTATGAAAGCACTGACTATTCCGTTCTTATGTCGCCTGTTTGGACTGCCAACAGATGACATCAGACAGGCGCGGCAGCATATGAAAGTAGAGTTGCCATATCGTTACATTGTCTACAGTGTTGTTGGTTTTAGTTGTGTCTCTGTAGTGCCTCTCCTCTTTAGGATCTTTAACCTTGCCTGA